A genomic stretch from Gloeomargarita sp. SKYB120 includes:
- a CDS encoding ATP-dependent chaperone ClpB — translation RIIVFIDELHTVVGAGRAEGTVVDAADMLKPALARGELRCIGATTLDEYRKHIEKDPALERRFQPVYVAEPTVEQTIAILRGLKERYEVHHGVRIKDSALVAAAVLSHRYIADRHLPDKAIDLVDEAAAKLRMEIDSMPTEIDEVERRIRQLEIERVALSKDSDDPVARERLEKLER, via the coding sequence CGCATCATCGTCTTCATTGACGAGTTGCATACTGTTGTCGGCGCTGGTAGGGCTGAAGGAACTGTCGTTGACGCTGCCGACATGCTGAAGCCCGCTTTGGCTCGCGGCGAACTTCGTTGCATTGGTGCGACGACCCTTGACGAATATCGCAAGCACATTGAAAAAGACCCAGCCCTTGAGCGTCGCTTCCAACCCGTTTATGTCGCTGAGCCGACCGTTGAGCAAACCATTGCGATTTTGCGCGGTTTGAAAGAGCGCTACGAAGTCCATCACGGCGTCCGCATCAAAGACAGCGCTTTAGTCGCCGCTGCCGTCTTGTCACATCGCTACATCGCCGACAGACACTTGCCCGACAAAGCCATTGACTTGGTCGATGAAGCGGCAGCGAAACTGCGAATGGAAATTGACTCCATGCCAACTGAAATTGACGAAGTTGAACGGCGCATCCGCCAGTTGGAAATTGAACGAGTGGCTTTGAGCAAAGACAGCGATGACCCTGTCGCACGGGAGCGGCTTGAAAAGTTGGAGCGC